CATAGTAATATTCGACGTGTAAGCGATTGATAAATCCTTATATTATATTGGGGGATGAAGTGAGATGCTTAATTTTGATAAAAAAATAGAGTTTACGCCCAAAACGAATGACGTCTTTACTGTCGGTGAGCTTTTAGTTGATATGATATCAGAAGAGTATGATGAAAATTTTGAGTGTACGAACTATAAAAAGTTTTTTGGTGGTTCTCCGTCAAATATTGCTATGAATGTGAAAAAATTAGGAGCCAAGTCTCTTGTTGCTTCTGCTGTAGGAAAAGATGGATTAGGAGAATTTTTAATCAATCACTTACGTAGTGCCAACATCGATACGCGAGGTGTTCAGCAGGTGGATTATGCAACAAGCATGGTGTTGGTCACAAAGAGTCAGAATAGCCCCGTTCCCATCTTTTATCGAGAAGCCGATTATCACTTGGCATACAACTCAGGACTGGAAGAAGACTTAAAGCGCTCTAAAATTATTCACTTTTCTTGTTGGCCACTATCGAGGAGGCCTGCTCGTGAAACGATGGAAAGAGTTTTGGAAGTAGCTAGGAAAAATAATATCCTCCTTTGCTTTGACCCTAATTATCATCCGATGACCTGGGAAAAGGGAGAAGATGGAATAGAATATATTAAATCAATCATCAGCAAGGTTGATATTGTAAAGCCTTCTGAAGATGATGCGGAAAGAATATTTGGAAAAGATACCCATAAAAATCAA
This DNA window, taken from Bacillus sp. 2205SS5-2, encodes the following:
- a CDS encoding carbohydrate kinase family protein → MLNFDKKIEFTPKTNDVFTVGELLVDMISEEYDENFECTNYKKFFGGSPSNIAMNVKKLGAKSLVASAVGKDGLGEFLINHLRSANIDTRGVQQVDYATSMVLVTKSQNSPVPIFYREADYHLAYNSGLEEDLKRSKIIHFSCWPLSRRPARETMERVLEVARKNNILLCFDPNYHPMTWEKGEDGIEYIKSIISKVDIVKPSEDDAERIFGKDTHKNQIEKFLKLGVKLVILTLGRKGAIVSNGRETLRFNTLATEVVDTTGAGDAFWSGFYSALIRGYTIKEALNLGFAVSAYKLKFTGAVVDLPKLEELKQLYRI